The proteins below are encoded in one region of Leptospira terpstrae serovar Hualin str. LT 11-33 = ATCC 700639:
- a CDS encoding DUF6544 family protein → MKFQFLKKQNLFLFFCGKINLIFLLGCSSVQNSFFARVDKEFSTQPLVSPAVLAEADIRHMPTPVRKYLKYTGVIGKAKVQNMRILFKEQMYKSPEANPMDSSSEQYNFFIRPARHFYMEASMMGIPFRVLHSYSEEKATMLVRVASLFDAVNLDTEELTMAETVTVLNDLCLFAPAALIDQKISWEPISPLSAKVYFKNGKWKVSAILFFNETGELVKFVSDDRSALQDNGSLRKARWTTPVRDYKDFNGIKVPSYGEAIWNYPEGDYIYGKFFLKNIEYNVKERKP, encoded by the coding sequence ATGAAGTTTCAATTTTTAAAAAAGCAAAATCTTTTTCTTTTTTTCTGCGGTAAAATAAATCTTATCTTTTTACTCGGTTGCAGTAGTGTACAAAATTCTTTTTTTGCCAGAGTGGATAAAGAGTTTTCTACCCAACCATTGGTTTCTCCGGCAGTTCTTGCAGAAGCGGACATTCGACATATGCCTACTCCTGTTCGGAAATATTTAAAATACACCGGTGTCATCGGAAAAGCGAAAGTACAGAACATGCGAATTCTTTTTAAAGAGCAAATGTACAAAAGTCCTGAAGCAAATCCGATGGATTCTTCTTCTGAACAGTATAATTTTTTTATTCGTCCCGCTCGCCACTTCTATATGGAGGCAAGTATGATGGGAATTCCCTTTCGTGTCCTTCATTCTTATTCGGAAGAAAAAGCTACGATGTTAGTTCGTGTAGCTTCTCTTTTTGATGCTGTTAATTTAGATACGGAAGAGCTAACAATGGCAGAAACTGTCACTGTGTTAAACGACCTTTGTTTGTTTGCTCCAGCGGCATTGATTGATCAAAAAATCTCTTGGGAGCCAATAAGCCCATTGTCTGCAAAAGTATATTTTAAAAATGGAAAATGGAAAGTTTCTGCTATTCTTTTTTTTAATGAAACAGGTGAGTTGGTGAAATTTGTATCGGATGACCGTTCTGCTTTGCAAGATAATGGGAGTTTGCGAAAGGCTCGCTGGACAACTCCTGTGAGAGATTATAAAGACTTTAACGGAATAAAGGTGCCAAGTTATGGAGAAGCCATCTGGAATTATCCAGAAGGAGATTATATATACGGTAAG